From the genome of Streptomyces sp. JH34:
GGCCGACTACGAACGCATTCACCCCGCCCGGATCAAGTGGGTCCTCTCCCGCGTCGACGTTCACGACGTCACCAAGGAGATCACCGATCAGGCCGCAGCCCTCCTGCGCAGCCACCGCCTCCACGGCCACAAGTACGCCATCGACGCCGCCTTCGCGGTCATCGCCCGCACCGCACTCCAGCCGGTCACCGTCCTGACCTCCGATCCCGAGGACCTGACGCTCCTGTGCGGCCCCGCCGTAGAGGTCGTCAAGGTCTGAACGCCGGCCGCAGTCGCACCAACCAGACCCGTCACCAACACCTCAGCGCTTCGCGGCACAAGGACTCCACGCGGACGTACACCTGTGCCCGACCCACCAACAAGCGGGCCGGGCACATTTCTTGACTGCTCGTCACACGTTGAAGCGGAACTCCACCACGTCCCCGTCCTGCATCACGTAGTCCTTGCCCTCCATGCGCGCCTTGCCCTTGGCGCGGGCCTCGGCGACCGAGCCCGTCTCGACGAGGTCGTCGAAGGACACGATCTCCGCCTTGATGAAGCCCTTCTGGAAGTCGGTGTGGATCACACCGGCCGCCTCCGGGGCCGTGGCGCCCTTCTTGATCGTCCAGGCACGGGCTTCCTTCGGGCCTGCCGTGAGGTAGGTCTGCAGGCCCAGGGTGTCGAAGCCGACGCGGCCGAGGGTGGCCAGGCCGGGCTCCTCCTGGCCCATGGACTGGAGGAGCTCCAGGGCCTCGTCGTCGTCGAGCTCGATCAGCTCGGACTCGATCTTGGCGTTCAGGAAGATGGCCTCGGCCGGGGCGACCAGGGCGCGCTGCTCGTTCTTGAAGTCCTCGTCGACCAGCTCGTCCTCGTCGACGTTGAAGACGTAGAGGAAGGGCTTCGTCGTGAGCAGGTGCAGCTCGTGGAGCAGGCGGCCCTTCTCGGTGCCGGCCGTGATGCCCTGCGAGAAGAGCGTGTCACCCGCCTCGAGGATCTTCTGGGCCTCCTCGACGGCGGCGAGGACCGCGACCTTCTCCTTCTGGAGGCGGGACTCCTTGGTCAGCCGCGGGACGGCCTTCTCGACTGACTGGAGGTCGGCCAGGATCAGCTCGGTGTTGATCGTCTCGATGTCGTCCTTGGGCGAGACCTTACCGTCGACGTGGACGACGTTCTCGTCCTTGAAGGCGCGGATGACCTGGCAGATCGCGTCGGACTCGCGGATGTTCGCGAGGAACTTGTTGCCCAGGCCCTCGCCCTCACTGGCGCCGCGCACGATGCCCGCGATGTCGACGAAGTCGACGGTGGCGGGGAGCAGCTTCTGCGAGCTGAAGATCTCGGCGAGCTTGTCCAGGCGGGGGTCGGGGACGCCCACGACGCCGACGTTCGGCTCGATGGTGGCGAACGGGTAGTTGGCCGCCAGCACGTCGTTCTTGGTCAGGGCGTTGAACAGGGTCGACTTGCCGACATTCGGCAGACCGACGATTCCGATCGTGAGCGACACTTTGGCGACTTCCTGGAGTGAGGAGAGGGGCTGCGCGGGCGGGCCCGTGGGTGGGCCGATTCTCCAGTTTACGGGCGGGGCCGGGCGGCCCGTCACGGGTGCGGGGGCGGAGCCCGGCCGGGGGCCGAACGGTGGCGTTTCGGCCGTGTGGGATCGAACGCAGTGCCAAGGTAGGCCAAAGCGCGTGTCCAACGCCCGAAAGAACGCACCCGGCGACCTAGGTTGTCGGGGTGGAGCAGCACAGGACACGTACCCCGCAGCGCAGGCAGCCCCCGCAGGCTCAGCCCGCACCGTCCGGCGGTCTCGGCGAGGTCCAGGCCGGCGGCCAGGTGTCGGTGGCGGTCGCCCCGGCCCCGACGACCGGCCCGGCGCGGGGTCCCCGGCCCGGCGGCGTCCCGCCCGTGGTCCTGGCGCTGCGGAGGTTTCCCAACCCGCGGCTGACGGGTATCGGCGCCGGGCTCTTCGCGGCCCTGACCATGTTCCTGCTGGCCTGCGTCGACCGGCTGCTCCTCGGCGGCTCGGAGATCGTGTACGGGGTGCTGTTCCTGCCCGTCAGCGCCCTGACCGCGCTCTGGGTGCGGCCCGCCGACCTGGTGACCGCCCCGATCATCGTGCCCATCGCCTTCGCGGTCGGCGTGATCCCCGTGGCGGGCGGCACCGGCGGCTTCGGCGGGCAGGCCATGGCCGTCGTGACCGCGCTCGCCGTCCAGGCCGGCTGGCTGTACGGAGGCACACTCGTCGCGGGCCTCATCGCGTCCGTGCGGAAGATCCGGCAGATGCGGGAGCGGCAGCGCCACCTGCTCCGGGCCGACCGGGCAGCCCGCCGCCCCCGCACCTAGGGCCTGCTTGCCGGGAGCTACCTGCCGGCGGCCGCCATGGCCGCCCCGACGATGCCCGCGTTGTTCTGCAGCTGGGCCGGGACGATCTCGGCGCGTACGTGCTCGATGAGCGGCAGGAACTTCTCCGCCTTGCGGCTGACCCCGCCGCCGATGATGAACAGCTCGGGCGAGAACAGCATCTCCACGTGGACCAGGTACTTCTGCACCCGGTGCGCCCAGTGGGACCAGCTGAGGTCCTCGTCCTCCTTGGCCTTCGTGGAGGCGCGCTTCTCCGCGTCGTGGCCGTGCAGCTCCAGGTGACCGAGCTCCGTGTTGGGGACCAGCTGTCCGTCGGTGAAGAGCGCGCTGCCGATGCCCGTGCCGAGGGTCAGCATGATCACCGTGCCCTTGCGGTCACGGCCGGCACCGAAGGTCATCTCGGCCACACCGGCGGCGTCGGCGTCGTTGAGGATCGTGACGGACTGCCCGATCCGCTCGCTGAGCAGCTTCCGGGCGTCCGTGTCGATCCAGCCCTTGTCCACGTTGGCCGCGGTCCTGGTGATGCCGCCGGTGACGACTCCGGGGAACGTGATGCCGACCGGGCCCTTCCAGTCGAAATGGCCGACGACCTCGGCCACACCGTCGGCCACGCTCTCGGGCGTGGCCGGGTGGGGCGTCAGTACCTTGTGGCGCTCCTGCGCCAGCTCTCCGCGGTCCAGGTCCACGGGCGCGCCCTTGATCCCTGAACCGCCGATGTCCACACCGAAGATCTCCATGTGATCCACGGTACGGGCAGGTGGCACGGATCACTCCCCGGAGGGGCGATCCGGTGGGTGCGCCCGGGTCACCTCACGGGAGCGGGCGCACCCGAGGTCCCGCCGGGGTCACTTCGCGGAGAGCGCGGCGGCCTCGGCGCGGAGGTCGCGCCGGAGCTCCTTGGGCAGCGAGAAGGTGATCGACTCGTCGGCGGTCTTCACCGTCTCGACGTCCGCGTAACCGCGCTCGCCCAGCCACTCGAGCACGCCGTCGACCAGGACGTCGGGCACCGAGGCCCCGGAGGTGAGGCCGACCGTGGTGACGCCCTCCAGCCAGGCCTCGTCGATCTCGGAGGCGAAGTCCACCAGGTGGGCGGCCGGCGCGCCGGCGTCCAGGGCGACCTCGACCATGCGGATCGAGTTGGAGGAGTTCTTCGAGCCGACGACGATGACCAGCTCGGCGTCCTCGGCCAGCTTCTTCACCGCGACCTGGCGGTTCTGCGTGGCGTAGCAGATGTCGTCGCTCGGCGGGGAGAGGAGGTTCGGGAACTTGCTCTTGAGCGCCCCGACGGTCTCCATCGTCTCGTCGACGGAGAGGGTGGTCTGGGAGAGCCAGACGACCTTCGACTCGTCACGGACCTCGACATTCGCGACGTCGTCGGGGCCGTCGACCAGCGTGATGTGGTCGGGGGCCTCGCCGCTCGTGCCGATGACCTCCTCGTGGCCCTCGTGGCCGATCAGGAGGATGTCGTAGTCCTCCTTGGCGTACCGGACGGCTTCCTTGTGGACCTTGGTGACCAGCGGGCAGGTCGCGTCGATCGTGGCGAGCTTGCGCTCGGCGGCCTCCGCGTGGACCGTCGGGGCGACCCCGTGCGCGGAGAACATCACGATGGAGCCCTCGGGCACCTCCGCGGTCACGTCGACGAAGATCGCGCCCTTCTTCTCGAGGGTCTGCACGACGTACTTGTTGTGCACGATCTCGTGGCGGACGTAGACCGGGGCGCCGTACTGCTCCAGGGCCTTCTCGACGGCGATCACGGCGCGGTCCACGCCCGCGCAGTAGCCGCGGGGCGCGGCGAGCAGGACACGGCGGTCGCCACTGCTGCGCGAAGCGTCTCCGCTCGCGGCGGTGGCGGGTGACGGGCTGGGCGTTGCAGTCATGCGTCCCATCGTAAGGCCGTACCGAACAGGCGCCGGATCAGCGGGGTCGGGAGACTGAGGCGTACGCGAATCCAGCTACGGAGGCTCCATGGCGGTCAGCGGCGGCAGCACGGCCGAGGGAAGGCTGCGGCGCACACTCGGGTTCCGGGACCTGGTGGTCTACGGGTTGCTGTTCATCGCGCCCATGGCTCCGGTCGGCGTGTTCGGCACGCTGGACGCCAAGTCCGACGGGGCCGTGGCGCTGGTCTACCTCGTGGCGACCGTGGTGATGGCCTTCACCGCGTTCAGTTACGCCCAGATGGTCCATGTCGCCCCGCTCGCCGGGTCGGTCTTCGCGTACGCCCGCAAGGGGCTCGGGGAGGGGCCCGGGTTCATCGCGGGCTGGATGGCGATGCTCGACTACCTGCTCATCCCGGCGGTCGCCTACCTCTTCTCGGGGATCGCGATGAACGCGCTGGTTCCCGAGGTGTCCCGCTGGGTGTGGACGGCGATCGCGGTCGTCGTGACGACCCTGCTGAACCTCTGGGGCGTGCGGGCGGCGGCCCGGGTGGGCCTCGCCGTGCTCGCCATGGAGATCGTGGTGCTGCTGGTGTTCGTGGTCTCGGCCGTGGTGGTGCTGACCAGGGACGGGGCGGAGCGCGGGTGGCTGACGCCGCTGACCGGGGACACCGGGTTCTCGATGACCGCGGTGCTGGGGGCGGTCTCCGTCGCCGTGCTGTCCTATCTGGGCTTCGACGCGATCGCCTCGTTCGCGGAGGAGGTGACGGGGGGTTCGGCGAAGGTGGCGCGGGCGGTCCTGTTCTGCCTGCTGCTCGCCGGGGCGCTGTTCGTGGTCCAGTCGTATCTGGCGGCGATGCTGGAGCCGGTGAGTTCGGCGGAACTCGCCGCGGACCCGGTGAAGCAGGGCTCCGCGTTCTACGACGCGGTGGACGCCTCGGTCGGGACCTGGCTGCACGACCTGGTGGCCGCCAGCAAGGCGATCGGGGCGGCCTTCGCGGCGCTGGCCGGGCAGGCGGCGGCCGGGCGGCTGGTGTTCGCGATGGGCAGGGAGGGGCGGCTGCCGTCGTTCCTCTCCCGGGTCGACGGCGGATCGGGGGTGCCGCGCGTCGCGATCGCGTGCGCCGCGGCCGTGACGCTGGTGGCGGCGGTGTGGGCGGCACGGCGTGACGACGGCCTCGACCATCTGGTGTCGGTGGTGAACGTCGGCGCGCTCACCGCGTTCGTGCTGCTGCACGCGTCGGTGGTCGGCTGGTTCGCCGTACGCCGGATGGAGGGGCCGCCGAGCTGGTGGCGCCACGTCGTGGTGCCGGTGGTGGGCGCCGGCGTGCTGGTCGCGGTGATCCTCGAGGCGACGGCGACCGCCCAGCTGGTCGGTGTGTGCTGGCTGGGGATCGGCCTGGTGGTGCTCGCGCTCCAGTGGGGGCGGCGGGCCGCCTGATTGTCGGCACCGGCCGATACGCTCGCCCGTATGGCTCTCACTACGTCCCCGGAAGCCCCGCTGCCCGTCGGCGACGTGTCACGGCTGATCGGCGGGTGGATCGACCGGCTCGGCGCGGTATGGGTGGAGGGGCAGATCACGCAGTTGTCGCGCCGGCCGGGTGCCGGGGTGGTGTTCCTGACGCTGCGCGACCCGTCCCACGACATCTCGGTGAGCGTGACCTGCTTCCGGCAGGTCTTCGACCGGATCGCCGATGTGGTGACGGAGGGCGCGCGGGTGGTCGTCCTCGCCAAGCCCGAGTGGTACGCCCCTCGCGGGCAGCTGTCCCTGCGGGCCACGGAGATACGGCCGGTGGGCATCGGTGAGCTGCTGGTGCGGCTGGAGCAGCTGAAGAAGTCGCTGGCGGCCGAGGGGCTCTTCGCCCTGGACCGGAAGAAGCGGTTGCCCTTCTTGCCGCAGCTGATCGGCCTGGTGTCCGGGCGGGCCTCCGCGGCGGAGCGCGATGTGCTGGAGAACGCCAGGCGGCGCTGGCCCGCGGTGCGCTTCGAGGTGCGCAACACCGCGGTGCAGGGGGTGCACGCCGTGAACCAGGTGGTCCAGGCCGTACAGGAGCTGGACGGGCTGCCGGAGGTGGACGTGATCGTCGTCGCCCGCGGCGGCGGCAGCGTCGAGGACCTGCTGCCGTTCTCGGACGAGGCGCTGATCCGGGCGGTGGCCGCGTGCCGCACGCCGGTGGTCTCCGCGATCGGGCACGAGCCGGACTCGCCCCTGCTCGACCTGGTGGCGGATCTGCGGGCGTCGACGCCGACGGACGCGGCGAAGAAGGTCGTGCCGGACGTGGGCGAGGAGCTCGACCGGGTGCAGCAGCTCCGGGACCGGGCGCTGCGGACCGTGCGCGGGCTGATCGACCGTGAGGAGCGGGGGCTGGCCCATGCCCTGGGCAGGTCCTCCATGGAGCGGCCGCAGCGGATGGTGGACGAGCGGGAGGCGGAGGTGGACGCGCTGGCCGGGCGGAGCCGCAGGGTGCTCGGGCATCTGCTGGACCGCGCCGACTCGGAGCTCGCGCACACCCGCGCCCGGGTCGTGGCGCTGTCGCCTGCGGCGACACTGGAGCGGGGGTACGCGGTGCTGCAGCGGCCGGACGGCCATGTGGTCCGCTCCCCCACGGATGCCGGGGCACCGGGCGACGAGCTGCGGGCGCGGGTCTCCGAGGGCGAGTTCACCGTGCGGGTCGACCGGTGAGGGGCCGGGACTGTCGGAGCCCGCGCATAGGGTGGTCGGCATGACGGACGACGGGACGACGACGGCGGCTGCCGCGACGGGCACGCTCGGGTACGAGCAGGCGCGGGACGAGCTGATCGAGGTCGTGCGCCGCCTGGAGGCGGGCGGTACGACGCTGGAGGAGTCGCTGGCCCTGTGGGAGCGCGGCGAGGAGCTTGCGAAGGTCTGCCGGCACTGGCTGGAGGGCGCGCGGGCCCGGCTCGACGCGGCCCTGGCCCGCCCCGAGGACCCCTCCGAGGCGGACGGCGGCACTGACTGAGAAGGCCCCGGGGCGGCGCACACGGCGACACCTGGGCGTCGCGGGGCGCTGTGCGGTGGATCACTCCGGGATCGATTTAGTTGAACTTTAATCTATTCTCCGGTTACGATGATCTCATCGCTCGACGCATCCGTCCGGAAGGTAACCCCCCAGATGTCCCTCGTTCTTGACCCCGCCGCCCAGGACCTCCTCTTCCGCGAGGCCCGCACTGCCAACACGTTCACCGACGAGCCGGTGACCGACGAGCAGGTCCAGGCGATCTACGACCTGGTCAAGTACGGCCCCACCGCCTTCAACCAGTCGCCGCTGCGCGTCGTGCTGGTCCGCTCGGCCGAGGGCCGCGAGCGCCTGGTCAAGCACATGGCCGAGGGCAACCGCCCGAAGACCTCCACCGCCCCGCTGGTCGCGCTCCTCGTCGCGGACCACGAGTTCCACGAGGAACTCCCGGCCCTCCTGCCGCACTTCCCGCAGGCCAAGGACGCGT
Proteins encoded in this window:
- a CDS encoding DNA-binding protein codes for the protein MPGTLLLDSEGLSKLYRKDRTVMALIQAASEEGIRVATSAMTTLEADYERIHPARIKWVLSRVDVHDVTKEITDQAAALLRSHRLHGHKYAIDAAFAVIARTALQPVTVLTSDPEDLTLLCGPAVEVVKV
- the ychF gene encoding redox-regulated ATPase YchF, translating into MSLTIGIVGLPNVGKSTLFNALTKNDVLAANYPFATIEPNVGVVGVPDPRLDKLAEIFSSQKLLPATVDFVDIAGIVRGASEGEGLGNKFLANIRESDAICQVIRAFKDENVVHVDGKVSPKDDIETINTELILADLQSVEKAVPRLTKESRLQKEKVAVLAAVEEAQKILEAGDTLFSQGITAGTEKGRLLHELHLLTTKPFLYVFNVDEDELVDEDFKNEQRALVAPAEAIFLNAKIESELIELDDDEALELLQSMGQEEPGLATLGRVGFDTLGLQTYLTAGPKEARAWTIKKGATAPEAAGVIHTDFQKGFIKAEIVSFDDLVETGSVAEARAKGKARMEGKDYVMQDGDVVEFRFNV
- a CDS encoding DUF6542 domain-containing protein; this encodes MEQHRTRTPQRRQPPQAQPAPSGGLGEVQAGGQVSVAVAPAPTTGPARGPRPGGVPPVVLALRRFPNPRLTGIGAGLFAALTMFLLACVDRLLLGGSEIVYGVLFLPVSALTALWVRPADLVTAPIIVPIAFAVGVIPVAGGTGGFGGQAMAVVTALAVQAGWLYGGTLVAGLIASVRKIRQMRERQRHLLRADRAARRPRT
- the ppgK gene encoding polyphosphate--glucose phosphotransferase; this encodes MEIFGVDIGGSGIKGAPVDLDRGELAQERHKVLTPHPATPESVADGVAEVVGHFDWKGPVGITFPGVVTGGITRTAANVDKGWIDTDARKLLSERIGQSVTILNDADAAGVAEMTFGAGRDRKGTVIMLTLGTGIGSALFTDGQLVPNTELGHLELHGHDAEKRASTKAKEDEDLSWSHWAHRVQKYLVHVEMLFSPELFIIGGGVSRKAEKFLPLIEHVRAEIVPAQLQNNAGIVGAAMAAAGR
- a CDS encoding APC family permease — encoded protein: MAVSGGSTAEGRLRRTLGFRDLVVYGLLFIAPMAPVGVFGTLDAKSDGAVALVYLVATVVMAFTAFSYAQMVHVAPLAGSVFAYARKGLGEGPGFIAGWMAMLDYLLIPAVAYLFSGIAMNALVPEVSRWVWTAIAVVVTTLLNLWGVRAAARVGLAVLAMEIVVLLVFVVSAVVVLTRDGAERGWLTPLTGDTGFSMTAVLGAVSVAVLSYLGFDAIASFAEEVTGGSAKVARAVLFCLLLAGALFVVQSYLAAMLEPVSSAELAADPVKQGSAFYDAVDASVGTWLHDLVAASKAIGAAFAALAGQAAAGRLVFAMGREGRLPSFLSRVDGGSGVPRVAIACAAAVTLVAAVWAARRDDGLDHLVSVVNVGALTAFVLLHASVVGWFAVRRMEGPPSWWRHVVVPVVGAGVLVAVILEATATAQLVGVCWLGIGLVVLALQWGRRAA
- the xseA gene encoding exodeoxyribonuclease VII large subunit, coding for MALTTSPEAPLPVGDVSRLIGGWIDRLGAVWVEGQITQLSRRPGAGVVFLTLRDPSHDISVSVTCFRQVFDRIADVVTEGARVVVLAKPEWYAPRGQLSLRATEIRPVGIGELLVRLEQLKKSLAAEGLFALDRKKRLPFLPQLIGLVSGRASAAERDVLENARRRWPAVRFEVRNTAVQGVHAVNQVVQAVQELDGLPEVDVIVVARGGGSVEDLLPFSDEALIRAVAACRTPVVSAIGHEPDSPLLDLVADLRASTPTDAAKKVVPDVGEELDRVQQLRDRALRTVRGLIDREERGLAHALGRSSMERPQRMVDEREAEVDALAGRSRRVLGHLLDRADSELAHTRARVVALSPAATLERGYAVLQRPDGHVVRSPTDAGAPGDELRARVSEGEFTVRVDR
- a CDS encoding exodeoxyribonuclease VII small subunit; translated protein: MTDDGTTTAAAATGTLGYEQARDELIEVVRRLEAGGTTLEESLALWERGEELAKVCRHWLEGARARLDAALARPEDPSEADGGTD
- a CDS encoding malonic semialdehyde reductase, translating into MSLVLDPAAQDLLFREARTANTFTDEPVTDEQVQAIYDLVKYGPTAFNQSPLRVVLVRSAEGRERLVKHMAEGNRPKTSTAPLVALLVADHEFHEELPALLPHFPQAKDAFFSERPVREQSAALNASLQAAYFIIGVRAAGLAAGPMTGFDAAGIEKEFLDGDHKLLMAVNIGKPGEDAWFPRLPRLSYDEVVTTV